In one window of Massilibacterium senegalense DNA:
- the ucpA gene encoding SDR family oxidoreductase UcpA, protein MAKMSGKVVIVTGAAMGNGLGIAKVMAKYGGKVVLADLSTSVHDACKQLLEQGYEAMSVEMDVSKPASIQSAVQQVIEKYGKIDALVNNAGVIHLGSLLETEDKDRDFLFNVNINGVWNVTKAVLPYMKEKKYGRIVNLSSVTGMMVADPGETAYATSKAAIIGFTKALAREVAEFNITVNAIQPGYILTPMAKQIAEETNPNNPNEVIDGIASGVPLGRLGEIEEVGELASFLASDESSYITGTQIVIDGGSTLPETISVGV, encoded by the coding sequence ATGGCAAAGATGTCAGGTAAAGTGGTTATTGTAACAGGAGCTGCAATGGGGAATGGACTAGGAATTGCAAAAGTTATGGCTAAATACGGCGGAAAGGTAGTACTAGCAGATTTATCTACTTCCGTACATGATGCTTGTAAACAACTACTTGAACAAGGCTATGAAGCGATGTCTGTAGAAATGGATGTAAGTAAACCAGCAAGCATTCAATCAGCAGTTCAACAAGTAATCGAAAAATATGGAAAAATTGATGCACTTGTTAATAATGCTGGTGTCATCCATTTAGGTTCTTTACTTGAAACAGAAGATAAAGATCGTGATTTTTTATTCAACGTAAATATAAATGGTGTCTGGAATGTTACAAAAGCGGTACTACCTTATATGAAAGAGAAAAAATATGGTCGTATCGTTAATTTATCATCTGTTACAGGGATGATGGTAGCTGATCCAGGTGAAACAGCTTATGCTACATCTAAAGCAGCAATTATTGGCTTTACAAAAGCACTTGCTCGAGAAGTGGCGGAATTTAACATAACTGTTAATGCCATTCAACCAGGATACATATTAACTCCAATGGCAAAACAAATTGCTGAAGAAACAAATCCTAATAATCCAAATGAAGTAATCGATGGAATTGCTAGTGGTGTACCATTAGGACGCTTAGGGGAAATTGAAGAAGTAGGAGAACTTGCTTCCTTTTTAGCTTCAGATGAATCTAGCTATATTACAGGAACGCAAATTGTAATCGACGGAGGAAGCACTTTACCAGAAACCATTTCTGTTGGAGTATAA
- a CDS encoding rhodanese-like domain-containing protein — protein sequence MEIVLNLLIFTALIILYFVISSLLQRRYLKTFTQEEFIEGYRKAQLIDVREPSEFEAGHILGARNIPLSQFNFRMEKEIRKDKPVYIYDNTGFLSSRAARKLHKKGYQDLVHLKGGFRKWTGKVKVK from the coding sequence ATGGAAATCGTACTTAATCTTCTTATTTTTACTGCTCTTATTATCCTCTATTTTGTAATTTCTTCTTTGTTACAACGTCGATATTTAAAAACATTTACGCAAGAAGAATTTATTGAAGGATATCGAAAAGCACAATTAATTGACGTGCGTGAGCCAAGTGAATTTGAAGCAGGTCATATTTTAGGCGCTCGAAATATTCCATTAAGCCAATTTAATTTTCGAATGGAAAAAGAAATTCGAAAAGACAAACCTGTATACATCTATGACAATACAGGATTTTTGAGTAGTCGTGCTGCTCGGAAATTACATAAAAAAGGTTATCAAGATTTAGTACATTTAAAAGGCGGCTTTAGAAAATGGACAGGAAAAGTAAAAGTTAAATAA
- a CDS encoding type 2 periplasmic-binding domain-containing protein — translation MAIFRMFFNQLYPNVKVFIETTDQVKKAVLENQTDVGMDFLFESEGFVVSNELYDEEF, via the coding sequence ATGGCGATATTTAGAATGTTTTTTAATCAGTTATATCCGAACGTTAAAGTGTTTATTGAAACGACTGATCAAGTGAAAAAGGCTGTGCTAGAAAATCAAACTGATGTTGGTATGGATTTTTTATTTGAATCTGAAGGATTTGTTGTAAGTAATGAGTTGTATGATGAAGAATTTTAG
- a CDS encoding LysR family transcriptional regulator has translation MDLQALRFFQAVAKLGSISKAAREMNYAQSNLTARIQQLESNLQTKLFYRHNRGTTLTDKGKALLSYTDEIFQLLDEIQNVMSDDQTPKGPLLIGSMETTAAVRLPTMLSKFHREYPTVELTLKTGPTEQNVQGVLQYELDGAFVAGPIEHPELTYKTVIEEELVLITDTLHHSLSSIKEIQNRTILVFHKGCSYRARFEEWLHHEGVIPEKIMEFGTLDGIIGCVSAGLGISLLPRSVVDKHMKDNQLIQHTIPNRFGKVKTIFVYRKDKYMSTSLRVFIEMLGNENSTINNSIK, from the coding sequence ATGGACTTACAAGCATTAAGGTTTTTTCAAGCTGTTGCAAAATTAGGAAGTATTTCAAAGGCTGCGAGAGAAATGAATTATGCACAATCCAATCTCACAGCAAGAATTCAGCAATTGGAATCAAATCTGCAAACTAAGCTATTTTACCGGCATAATCGAGGGACTACTTTAACAGATAAAGGTAAAGCTTTACTTTCATATACAGATGAAATATTTCAACTTTTAGATGAAATTCAAAACGTGATGAGTGATGATCAAACCCCAAAAGGCCCTTTATTAATAGGTTCGATGGAAACGACTGCTGCAGTTCGTTTGCCAACAATGCTTTCAAAATTCCATCGTGAATATCCTACTGTTGAACTCACGTTAAAAACAGGTCCAACTGAGCAAAATGTTCAAGGTGTTCTACAATATGAATTAGATGGAGCTTTTGTTGCTGGTCCTATTGAGCATCCAGAACTCACATATAAAACAGTAATAGAAGAAGAGTTAGTACTGATAACGGACACGTTACATCATTCTTTATCTTCTATAAAAGAAATACAAAATAGAACAATATTGGTTTTTCATAAGGGTTGTTCGTATCGGGCAAGGTTTGAAGAATGGTTACATCATGAAGGGGTGATTCCAGAAAAAATAATGGAGTTTGGAACACTTGATGGAATTATTGGCTGTGTCTCCGCGGGACTGGGAATAAGTTTACTCCCTCGAAGTGTGGTTGATAAACATATGAAAGATAATCAACTTATCCAACATACTATTCCAAATAGATTTGGGAAAGTCAAAACCATTTTCGTTTATCGTAAAGATAAATATATGTCAACTTCTTTGAGAGTATTTATAGAAATGTTAGGTAATGAAAATTCAACAATAAATAATTCAATTAAATAA
- a CDS encoding succinate CoA transferase, whose protein sequence is MEKDLSQFIRNKAFLDKVVSAEEAASWIEDGMNLGMSGFTLFGEPKEFPRALSKRGKNKNFKINLYTGASLGPAADQSMAEAGIVNLRVPYQANSVMRGKINAGEIYYIDQHISHTAEEIRKGSLGNIDYAIIEAAAITEEGYIIPTGSVGNSPIFVEKADNVIIELNTTAPKAYEGLHDIFVLEDQGERREIPLYKVSDRIGEIGIKVNPDKVKGIVLSEQPDIPSPLFEPNEETQQIANNLLDFLAGEVEAGRLTESLAPLQSGVGSVANAVLNGMKNSQFKDIEVFSEVLQDGIFDLIDAGVVKFAAGTSFSLSKKRVDSLAEDLETYKGKVLFRPQEISNHPEIIRRLGVISFNTAIEVDIYGNVNSTHISGTKVMNGIGGSGDFARNARITIFVTSSLAKDGAISSIVPFVSHIDHTEHDVDVIVTEQGYADLRGLPPVKKAEKLIEIAHPKYRPQLRAYFEEAKEKVGGHTPHILEKAFSFHTNLKEKGTMLIEEEKETN, encoded by the coding sequence ATGGAAAAAGATTTAAGTCAATTCATCAGAAATAAAGCGTTTTTAGACAAAGTTGTTTCGGCTGAGGAAGCAGCTTCTTGGATTGAAGATGGAATGAATCTTGGAATGAGTGGATTTACACTTTTTGGAGAGCCAAAAGAATTTCCACGTGCACTTTCTAAACGTGGTAAAAACAAAAATTTCAAAATCAACCTATATACTGGAGCTTCATTAGGACCCGCCGCCGATCAATCAATGGCTGAAGCTGGAATTGTTAATTTACGTGTTCCTTACCAAGCTAACTCTGTTATGCGAGGGAAAATAAATGCTGGTGAAATATACTACATAGACCAGCATATTTCACATACAGCTGAAGAGATAAGAAAAGGGTCATTAGGAAACATTGATTATGCAATTATTGAAGCTGCCGCAATCACCGAAGAAGGTTATATTATTCCAACTGGTTCTGTGGGAAATTCCCCCATATTTGTGGAAAAAGCTGATAACGTTATCATTGAACTAAACACTACTGCTCCTAAAGCATATGAAGGTCTGCATGATATTTTTGTACTAGAGGATCAAGGTGAGCGCAGAGAGATTCCACTGTACAAAGTTTCAGATCGAATTGGAGAAATTGGAATTAAAGTTAATCCAGATAAAGTAAAAGGAATTGTTTTGTCAGAACAGCCTGATATTCCTTCTCCATTATTTGAGCCAAATGAAGAAACACAACAAATTGCAAATAACTTATTAGACTTTTTAGCTGGTGAAGTAGAAGCAGGACGTTTGACAGAATCATTAGCTCCACTACAGTCTGGAGTAGGATCTGTTGCGAACGCAGTTCTAAATGGTATGAAAAATTCTCAGTTTAAAGATATCGAAGTTTTTTCTGAAGTATTACAAGATGGTATCTTTGACTTAATAGATGCTGGTGTAGTTAAATTTGCAGCTGGCACTTCGTTCTCGCTTTCTAAAAAGCGGGTGGATTCACTAGCTGAAGATTTAGAAACATATAAAGGTAAAGTTTTGTTTAGACCTCAGGAAATTTCTAACCACCCAGAAATTATTCGTCGTTTAGGAGTTATTTCATTTAACACTGCAATTGAAGTAGATATTTACGGAAATGTCAATTCGACGCATATTAGTGGAACAAAAGTGATGAATGGAATTGGTGGATCTGGAGACTTTGCTCGTAACGCTAGAATTACAATTTTTGTAACATCTTCTCTAGCTAAAGACGGAGCTATCTCATCCATTGTGCCTTTCGTATCACATATTGACCATACAGAACATGATGTAGATGTCATTGTGACAGAGCAAGGATATGCTGACTTACGCGGACTTCCACCAGTGAAAAAAGCAGAAAAGCTGATTGAAATTGCACATCCTAAGTATAGACCACAATTACGTGCTTACTTTGAAGAAGCAAAAGAGAAAGTTGGTGGTCATACACCACATATTCTTGAGAAAGCTTTCTCTTTCCATACAAACTTAAAAGAAAAAGGTACAATGTTAATTGAGGAAGAAAAAGAAACAAATTAA
- a CDS encoding vitamin B12-dependent ribonucleotide reductase: MTVMASMYQSVNIDCLNEDIRQFSQVHEITSDMNLTHKGVSRLVMLDRYSFKDTEKKTLKEGDFVVLTIKEDPNFPARGLGSIKAIDWEQKKATVVVEEEYRSSLDTEEEQLTGIVVRSLDVIDKPLELFYEQIAKRNARGLSSVETTEDKKQQSFEQFYEELVRLNFIPAGRVLYGAGADTEVTYFNCYVMPFVKDSREGISEHRKQVMEIMSRGGGVGTNGSTLRPKNALARGVNGKSSGSVSWLDDIAKLTHLVEQGGSRRGAQMIMMAIWHPDIIEFIISKMQNPRILRFLIEHSEDEDIRRQAKEKLKFTPLSETEKDMYQGILNYKNIPGTGGFTKSVMDEAEQKLAEMGTYSVHNPEFLTGANISVCLTKEFMDAVDCDEEFSLKFPDIEHYSTEEMDSYNTHWHEVGDVREWEQMGYKVRTHRTIRARELWKLINICATYSAEPGIFFIDNANDMTNAKAYGQKVVATNPCGEQPLAPYSVCNLAAVNLANMANKEEKRVDFEKLKRTVEIGVRMQDNVIDSTPYFLEENRIQALGERRVGLGVMGLHDLLIYCETVYGSDKGNQLVDQIFEVIATTAYRTSIELAKEKGSFPFLIGNTDEETKTLRENFINTGYMKQMPEDIRQDIVKYGIRNSHLLTVAPTGSTGTMVGVSTGLEPYFAFSYFRSGRLGKFIEVKADIVQEYLDKYPAQDSNQLPEWFVSSMDLSPEAHADVQCVIQRWVDSSISKTVNAPRGYSVEQVEKVYERLYKGGAKGGTVYVDGSRDAQVLSLTAEENSFDAETENNEKHEAPHVVLVDTINALRSTDVTIGNEVGNTCPVCRKGKVVEIGGCNTCTNCNAQLKCGL, encoded by the coding sequence ATGACTGTGATGGCCAGTATGTATCAATCAGTAAACATCGATTGCTTAAATGAAGATATTCGTCAATTTTCACAAGTGCACGAAATTACTTCAGATATGAATTTAACACATAAAGGGGTTTCGCGCCTTGTTATGTTAGATCGTTATTCATTTAAAGATACAGAAAAGAAAACGTTAAAAGAGGGGGATTTTGTCGTTTTAACGATTAAAGAAGACCCTAATTTTCCAGCACGTGGTCTTGGTTCTATTAAAGCGATTGATTGGGAACAAAAAAAAGCAACTGTTGTCGTAGAAGAGGAATATAGATCATCTTTAGATACAGAAGAAGAACAATTAACAGGAATTGTTGTTCGTTCATTAGATGTAATTGATAAACCGTTAGAATTATTTTATGAGCAAATTGCCAAAAGAAATGCACGTGGTCTTTCTTCTGTAGAGACGACGGAAGATAAAAAACAACAGTCATTTGAACAATTTTATGAAGAACTTGTACGACTAAACTTTATTCCTGCTGGGCGTGTTTTATACGGAGCAGGAGCAGATACAGAAGTAACGTATTTCAATTGTTATGTTATGCCGTTTGTGAAAGATAGTCGAGAAGGTATTAGTGAACACCGCAAACAAGTAATGGAAATTATGAGTCGTGGTGGAGGAGTTGGTACCAATGGCTCTACTTTACGTCCTAAAAATGCATTAGCACGAGGTGTAAACGGAAAGTCGAGTGGTTCCGTTTCGTGGTTAGATGATATAGCCAAACTGACACACTTAGTAGAACAAGGTGGTAGCCGTCGAGGTGCACAAATGATTATGATGGCTATTTGGCATCCTGATATTATTGAATTTATTATTTCTAAAATGCAAAATCCGCGTATTTTGCGCTTTTTGATTGAGCATTCAGAAGATGAAGACATTCGTCGTCAAGCAAAAGAAAAATTAAAATTCACGCCATTATCAGAAACAGAAAAAGATATGTACCAAGGTATTTTAAATTATAAAAATATCCCAGGTACTGGTGGGTTTACCAAATCGGTAATGGATGAAGCAGAACAAAAATTAGCGGAAATGGGTACGTATAGTGTGCATAACCCCGAATTTTTAACAGGTGCTAATATTTCTGTTTGTTTAACAAAAGAATTTATGGATGCAGTTGATTGTGATGAAGAGTTTTCATTGAAATTCCCTGATATTGAACATTATTCAACAGAAGAAATGGATTCATACAACACGCATTGGCATGAAGTTGGAGATGTGCGTGAATGGGAACAAATGGGGTACAAAGTGCGTACACACCGTACGATTCGTGCTCGTGAATTATGGAAATTAATTAATATTTGCGCTACATATTCTGCAGAACCAGGCATTTTCTTTATTGATAATGCAAATGATATGACAAACGCAAAAGCGTACGGACAAAAAGTAGTAGCGACAAATCCTTGTGGGGAACAACCGCTTGCTCCGTATTCAGTTTGTAATTTAGCAGCAGTTAATCTTGCAAATATGGCAAATAAAGAAGAAAAACGAGTGGATTTTGAAAAATTAAAACGTACGGTTGAAATTGGCGTAAGAATGCAAGATAACGTCATTGATTCCACTCCTTACTTTTTAGAAGAAAACCGTATACAAGCACTTGGCGAACGTCGTGTTGGTCTTGGTGTGATGGGATTACATGATTTATTAATTTATTGTGAAACAGTGTATGGTTCAGATAAAGGAAATCAGTTAGTAGATCAAATTTTTGAAGTGATTGCTACTACTGCTTATCGTACGTCCATAGAATTAGCAAAAGAAAAAGGAAGCTTCCCGTTTTTAATTGGCAATACAGACGAGGAAACAAAAACATTGCGGGAAAACTTTATTAACACTGGCTATATGAAACAAATGCCAGAAGATATTCGTCAAGATATTGTAAAATACGGAATTCGAAATTCTCATTTATTAACAGTAGCACCTACAGGAAGTACGGGAACAATGGTAGGGGTATCAACAGGATTAGAACCTTACTTTGCTTTTTCTTACTTCAGAAGTGGACGTTTAGGAAAATTTATCGAAGTAAAAGCAGATATTGTCCAAGAATATTTGGACAAATATCCAGCGCAAGATTCAAATCAATTACCTGAATGGTTTGTATCATCGATGGATTTATCACCAGAAGCACATGCGGATGTGCAATGTGTGATCCAACGTTGGGTTGATTCTTCTATTAGTAAAACTGTAAATGCACCACGTGGGTATTCTGTAGAACAAGTAGAAAAAGTGTATGAACGTCTTTATAAAGGTGGAGCTAAAGGTGGTACCGTGTATGTGGATGGTAGCCGTGATGCACAAGTTCTTTCTTTAACAGCAGAAGAAAATTCTTTTGATGCAGAGACAGAAAACAACGAAAAACATGAAGCCCCTCATGTGGTACTAGTAGATACAATTAATGCGTTACGTTCTACGGATGTAACTATTGGAAATGAAGTAGGGAATACATGCCCAGTTTGTCGTAAAGGAAAAGTAGTAGAAATCGGTGGCTGTAATACGTGTACAAATTGTAATGCGCAATTAAAATGTGGATTATAA
- the tnpB gene encoding IS66 family insertion sequence element accessory protein TnpB (TnpB, as the term is used for proteins encoded by IS66 family insertion elements, is considered an accessory protein, since TnpC, encoded by a neighboring gene, is a DDE family transposase.), with protein sequence MKHDYTSVKNIYIICGKTERRKGIDCLAKLIQDYFELAPYEDFIFLFSGWSKDCYKCLYFDGDGFVILYKRLDNSKLQCPKDENEVRNFSQQELR encoded by the coding sequence ATGAAACACGATTATACAAGTGTAAAAAATATTTACATCATTTGCGGCAAGACAGAAAGGAGAAAAGGAATTGATTGCCTGGCAAAACTGATTCAGGATTATTTCGAACTTGCTCCATATGAGGATTTCATTTTCTTATTTTCAGGATGGAGTAAAGATTGCTATAAATGTTTATATTTCGACGGTGATGGCTTCGTCATACTTTATAAACGATTGGATAACAGCAAACTTCAATGTCCAAAAGATGAAAATGAAGTACGTAATTTTTCACAACAGGAGCTTCGCTAG
- a CDS encoding YbfB/YjiJ family MFS transporter: MSKNSFLFLLGGIFSLMIAMGIGRFAYTPILPLMQDDLTFTDAMAGYLASSNYAGYFAGAILAGVLPLKKHKTFYLRGSLVISIITTCMMGIFHSYILMLIIRFISGVASAFIFVLASSIVLDKLAISGKTNWAGYFYSGVGFGIFFSTLFIPSFNDLFKWEGVWIGLAIISVILTIFVWLWLKDSPNTIIKKDDQMPIILAPPVKWLPWLIIAYGLEGLGYIVTGTFIVSIADKTSLLSIDSAFIWMVVGLGAIPSCIIWSAFAKKRGFVKSLVFSMILQSIGIALPVFWLTQSSLMISALLFGATFMGITTLATTLARQMNPKNSSRIIGYLTAFYAAGQMIGPTIAGVILSYTQSFNSALIGAASVVFLGSMLLVSGIRYDRMPNIEESPIKSN; encoded by the coding sequence TTGAGTAAAAATTCTTTTTTATTTCTATTAGGAGGAATTTTTTCTTTAATGATTGCAATGGGCATCGGAAGATTTGCTTATACTCCGATTTTGCCGTTAATGCAAGATGATCTTACCTTTACTGATGCTATGGCGGGTTACTTAGCTTCAAGCAATTACGCAGGGTATTTTGCTGGAGCAATTTTAGCTGGGGTTCTCCCATTAAAAAAGCATAAAACGTTTTATTTAAGAGGGAGCCTTGTTATAAGTATTATAACCACTTGCATGATGGGGATTTTTCATTCCTACATACTGATGCTAATCATTCGCTTTATTTCTGGAGTGGCAAGTGCATTCATTTTTGTTTTAGCTTCGAGTATTGTGCTAGACAAACTAGCTATTTCAGGTAAAACAAATTGGGCAGGATATTTCTATTCAGGTGTAGGCTTCGGTATATTCTTTTCAACCCTCTTTATTCCAAGCTTTAACGATTTATTTAAGTGGGAAGGGGTATGGATAGGACTAGCGATTATAAGTGTAATTCTTACAATCTTTGTTTGGTTATGGCTTAAAGACTCCCCAAACACAATCATAAAAAAGGATGATCAAATGCCGATTATACTTGCACCTCCTGTCAAATGGCTTCCTTGGTTAATTATTGCCTATGGTTTAGAAGGGTTAGGCTATATTGTAACGGGGACGTTTATCGTGTCGATTGCTGATAAGACCTCTCTGCTAAGCATTGACTCTGCTTTTATTTGGATGGTTGTTGGCTTAGGTGCAATTCCATCATGTATCATTTGGTCAGCTTTCGCAAAAAAACGGGGATTCGTAAAATCATTAGTATTTTCGATGATTTTACAATCTATAGGTATTGCATTACCCGTCTTCTGGTTGACTCAATCTAGTTTAATGATAAGTGCATTATTATTTGGGGCAACCTTTATGGGTATTACAACACTCGCAACAACACTCGCACGCCAAATGAATCCGAAAAACAGCAGTCGGATCATTGGTTATCTAACTGCCTTTTATGCTGCTGGTCAAATGATAGGGCCAACAATCGCAGGGGTTATATTATCTTATACCCAAAGTTTTAATTCAGCTTTGATTGGAGCAGCTAGTGTAGTGTTTCTTGGATCAATGTTACTTGTAAGCGGTATTCGATATGATCGAATGCCAAACATAGAAGAATCACCAATTAAATCAAATTGA
- the tnpA gene encoding IS200/IS605 family transposase encodes MKLDNNNYSVFLLYYYLVLVVKYCRKVMDVAISDYAKDMFVRLGENDTISLVEWNHDMDHVHMLFKAHPNTDMSKFINAYKSASSRLIKKHFPQMKKKLWKEYFWSRNFRFLTTVGASIEVIKK; translated from the coding sequence ATGAAATTAGATAATAATAATTATTCAGTATTCCTACTCTATTATTATCTTGTTCTGGTCGTAAAATATTGTAGAAAAGTGATGGACGTTGCCATATCTGACTATGCGAAAGATATGTTTGTTCGATTGGGTGAAAATGATACTATTTCCTTAGTAGAATGGAATCACGATATGGATCATGTGCATATGTTGTTCAAAGCACATCCGAATACTGACATGTCAAAGTTCATCAACGCTTATAAAAGCGCAAGTTCTCGACTTATCAAAAAGCATTTTCCACAGATGAAAAAGAAACTGTGGAAAGAGTATTTTTGGTCAAGGAATTTTCGCTTCCTTACCACTGTTGGTGCTTCCATTGAAGTGATAAAGAAATAG
- the gcvPB gene encoding aminomethyl-transferring glycine dehydrogenase subunit GcvPB, whose amino-acid sequence MRNDQSLLIFERSKEQRISYSLPELDVPAQEETTWIPTDYIRTEPAQLPEVSELQLIRHYTALSRRNHGVDSGFYPLGSCTMKYNPKINEVVARMPGFAHLHPLQPENTIQGALQLMYELGQDLGEITGMDEVTLQPAAGAHGEWTGLRLIRAFHEAKGDTGRTKVIVPDTAHGTNPASTSVAGFETITVKSNEQGLVDLEDLKRVVGRDTAALMLTNPNTLGLFEKDIVQMADIVHEAGGKLYYDGANMNAILGKARPGDMGFDVVHLNLHKTFSTPHGGGGPGSGPVGVKKEFIPFLPKPIISKKGDRYFLDEDRPQSIGRVKAFYGNFGINVRAYTYIRTLGPEGLKKVSEYAVLSANYMMRRLQGHYDLPFDQHCKHEFVLSGKRQKKLGVRTLDIAKRLLDFGYHPPTIYFPLNVEEALMIEPTETEAKETLDEFIDVMIQIAEEAEENPEIVQEAPHSTVVSRLDETLAARKPVLRYEKE is encoded by the coding sequence ATGCGTAACGACCAATCATTACTCATTTTTGAACGTAGTAAAGAACAACGAATTAGCTATTCCTTACCAGAACTAGACGTCCCAGCACAAGAAGAAACAACATGGATTCCAACTGACTATATCCGAACGGAACCTGCACAATTACCTGAAGTGTCAGAACTACAATTAATTCGGCATTATACTGCCTTATCACGACGAAATCACGGAGTAGATTCTGGTTTTTACCCACTTGGCTCTTGTACGATGAAATATAATCCAAAAATAAATGAAGTAGTAGCACGGATGCCTGGTTTTGCACATTTGCACCCATTGCAACCGGAAAATACAATTCAAGGTGCACTGCAATTAATGTATGAACTCGGGCAAGATTTAGGTGAAATAACTGGAATGGATGAAGTGACGTTGCAACCTGCTGCAGGAGCTCACGGAGAATGGACGGGATTAAGACTCATCCGTGCGTTTCATGAAGCAAAAGGAGATACTGGGCGGACAAAAGTAATCGTGCCAGATACCGCACACGGAACAAATCCTGCTTCTACTTCTGTTGCTGGATTTGAAACTATCACCGTAAAATCGAATGAACAGGGTTTAGTTGATTTAGAAGATTTAAAACGGGTAGTAGGACGTGATACAGCAGCGTTAATGTTAACGAATCCGAACACGCTCGGTTTATTTGAAAAAGATATCGTGCAAATGGCGGACATTGTCCATGAAGCTGGTGGTAAACTATATTATGACGGCGCAAATATGAATGCTATTCTAGGGAAAGCGCGCCCTGGAGACATGGGCTTTGATGTGGTGCATTTAAATCTCCATAAAACATTTAGTACGCCACATGGTGGCGGTGGACCAGGAAGTGGGCCAGTAGGGGTAAAAAAAGAATTCATTCCATTTTTACCGAAACCGATTATCTCCAAAAAAGGAGATCGCTATTTCTTGGATGAAGATCGTCCTCAATCCATTGGTCGTGTAAAAGCATTTTACGGAAACTTTGGAATTAATGTTCGGGCGTATACGTATATTCGGACATTAGGACCAGAAGGGCTAAAAAAGGTATCGGAATATGCTGTTTTGAGTGCTAATTATATGATGCGACGTTTACAAGGACATTATGATTTGCCGTTTGATCAACATTGTAAACATGAATTTGTTCTAAGCGGGAAACGTCAAAAAAAATTAGGCGTTCGTACGTTAGATATTGCAAAAAGATTGCTTGACTTTGGTTATCACCCCCCAACCATTTATTTTCCATTAAACGTAGAAGAGGCATTAATGATTGAACCGACTGAAACGGAAGCAAAGGAAACATTAGATGAATTTATCGATGTGATGATTCAAATTGCCGAAGAAGCAGAAGAGAATCCCGAAATTGTGCAAGAAGCTCCGCATTCAACGGTTGTATCAAGGTTAGACGAAACACTCGCTGCAAGAAAACCGGTATTACGTTATGAAAAAGAGTAA